The following are from one region of the Microbacterium sp. cx-55 genome:
- a CDS encoding alpha/beta fold hydrolase: protein MPEFIDAHGTTIVYDVYEAQSTPRGVVQLLHGVGEHAGRYVVLAEALAAAGFTVYADDHRGHGRTGMGQWADADRLGRLGPGGHRAAVDAVWQLTGLIRDAHPGLPLVLLGHSWGSFLAQMLLDQHPDAYDAVVLSGSALRTPGALNGGDLNAPWKGKGALGTEWLSSDLAVGRAFLADPLTTSVPLVKLFGLRDALRIFGRPRRDLGRDVPILLMVGSDDTVGGPRSVHRLAADYRERSGLSDVTTLVYPGARHEIFQETVQGDVRADLMAWLDRRFPARGD, encoded by the coding sequence ATGCCCGAGTTCATCGATGCGCACGGGACCACGATCGTCTACGACGTGTACGAGGCGCAGTCCACCCCGCGCGGTGTCGTGCAGCTGTTGCACGGCGTCGGCGAACACGCCGGCCGATACGTCGTGCTCGCGGAGGCGCTCGCCGCCGCCGGTTTCACCGTCTACGCCGACGACCATCGCGGGCACGGGCGGACCGGCATGGGGCAGTGGGCGGATGCGGACCGCCTCGGCCGCCTCGGACCCGGCGGCCACCGCGCCGCCGTCGACGCGGTCTGGCAGCTGACCGGGCTGATCCGCGACGCGCACCCCGGGTTGCCGCTCGTGCTGCTCGGGCACTCGTGGGGGTCGTTCCTCGCGCAGATGCTGCTCGATCAGCATCCGGATGCGTATGACGCGGTCGTGCTCTCGGGGTCGGCCCTGCGCACACCCGGCGCGCTGAACGGCGGTGATCTCAACGCGCCCTGGAAGGGCAAGGGCGCGCTCGGTACGGAGTGGCTCTCGAGCGATCTGGCCGTGGGGCGGGCATTCCTGGCCGATCCGCTGACGACGAGCGTGCCGCTGGTGAAGCTGTTCGGTCTGCGAGACGCGCTCCGGATCTTCGGCCGGCCGCGTCGGGATCTCGGGCGGGATGTTCCGATCCTGCTCATGGTCGGCAGCGACGACACGGTCGGCGGACCGCGGAGCGTTCACCGCCTGGCCGCCGATTATCGGGAACGCTCGGGCCTCAGCGACGTGACGACCCTGGTCTACCCGGGTGCGCGCCACGAGATCTTCCAGGAGACCGTGCAGGGCGACGTCCGCGCCGACCTGATGGCCTGGCTCGACCGGCGCTTCCCGGCGCGCGGCGACTGA
- a CDS encoding MarR family winged helix-turn-helix transcriptional regulator — protein MSSSAQPADSAPPADAAADPADHSADASELRMATFRLARRLRGQRAVDTMSDGQFAVLAGLKVHGDHTLGELAARERVTAPSMNRTVNGLEESGYVIRTPDEQDRRKVNISLTDEGRAVVQETVRRRDAWLEEALGHLSAAERDILGQAAQIMRGVAER, from the coding sequence ATGAGTTCTTCCGCACAGCCCGCTGATTCCGCTCCGCCCGCGGATGCTGCCGCCGATCCGGCCGACCACTCCGCCGATGCATCCGAGCTGCGGATGGCGACGTTCCGACTCGCCCGTCGACTGCGCGGCCAGCGCGCGGTCGACACCATGAGCGACGGCCAGTTCGCGGTGCTCGCGGGCCTCAAGGTGCACGGCGATCACACCCTCGGCGAGTTGGCGGCGCGCGAGCGCGTGACGGCCCCGTCGATGAATCGCACCGTGAACGGCCTTGAGGAGTCCGGTTACGTCATCCGCACCCCCGACGAGCAGGACCGTCGCAAGGTCAACATCTCGCTGACAGACGAGGGACGCGCGGTGGTCCAAGAAACCGTCCGCCGCCGCGACGCCTGGCTCGAAGAGGCCCTCGGACACCTCAGCGCGGCCGAGCGCGACATTCTCGGGCAGGCGGCGCAGATCATGCGGGGAGTCGCCGAACGATGA
- a CDS encoding MFS transporter, producing the protein MFRSLGLFNYRVWFIGALVSNIGGWMQSTAQDWVVLTQLTDNDAAAMGVTMALQFGPPLLFVGATGWVADRFDRRRLLLVTQSALMALAVIVGILLMTGVMTLPLMFCFAFAFGLVNAFDAPARQAFVTDVVARENAANAVALNSASFNAARMIGPAVAGFLIVLVGTGWVFILNAATFLAMLVALTLIRRSELVPRARTAGGARLADGFRYVAGRPDLVVTFVMVFLIGAFGMNFPIFASTMALEFGQQADGYGILSSILAIGSLAGALLAARRDRARMRVIMVAAGGFGVFSLISAAMPTYGLYAASLVFVGFATVTVLTTANGYVQTTTDPALRGRVLALYMAVIMGATPIGAPIAGWVADTFGPRAAIVVGAVAGLAACLVGVTWLALSGRMHRDSAHRFRVTIDETRPIPVVAPEEFSDAVASTTPIPLPERRR; encoded by the coding sequence ATGTTCCGCTCCCTCGGACTCTTCAACTACCGCGTCTGGTTCATCGGCGCGCTCGTGTCGAACATCGGCGGATGGATGCAGTCCACCGCCCAGGACTGGGTCGTGCTCACGCAACTGACCGACAACGACGCGGCCGCGATGGGCGTGACGATGGCCCTGCAGTTCGGCCCGCCACTACTGTTCGTCGGAGCGACCGGGTGGGTCGCCGACCGGTTCGATCGGCGACGACTGCTGCTCGTGACGCAGTCCGCGCTGATGGCTCTCGCGGTGATCGTCGGCATCCTGCTGATGACCGGCGTGATGACGCTGCCGCTGATGTTCTGCTTCGCCTTCGCGTTCGGCCTGGTGAACGCGTTCGACGCGCCCGCACGTCAGGCGTTCGTGACCGACGTCGTGGCCCGCGAGAACGCGGCGAACGCCGTGGCACTGAACTCGGCATCGTTCAACGCGGCCCGGATGATCGGCCCGGCGGTCGCGGGCTTCCTGATCGTGCTCGTCGGCACGGGGTGGGTCTTCATCCTGAACGCCGCGACGTTCCTCGCCATGCTCGTGGCGCTGACGCTCATCCGTCGATCGGAGCTCGTGCCGCGCGCCCGCACGGCCGGCGGGGCGCGCCTGGCCGACGGATTCCGCTACGTCGCCGGACGACCGGACCTCGTCGTGACCTTCGTCATGGTGTTCCTGATCGGCGCCTTCGGGATGAACTTCCCCATCTTCGCCTCGACGATGGCGCTGGAGTTCGGCCAGCAGGCCGACGGATACGGCATCCTGAGTTCGATCCTCGCGATCGGTTCGCTCGCGGGCGCTCTGCTCGCCGCCCGGCGCGATCGCGCGCGGATGCGGGTCATCATGGTCGCCGCGGGCGGGTTCGGGGTGTTCTCGCTCATCTCCGCGGCGATGCCGACCTACGGCCTGTACGCCGCGTCGCTCGTGTTCGTCGGATTCGCGACGGTCACGGTGCTGACGACCGCGAACGGCTACGTGCAGACGACGACCGATCCGGCCCTCCGCGGCCGCGTGCTCGCGCTGTACATGGCCGTGATCATGGGCGCGACGCCGATCGGCGCGCCCATCGCCGGATGGGTCGCCGACACGTTCGGCCCGCGCGCGGCGATCGTCGTCGGCGCGGTGGCAGGGCTTGCCGCCTGCCTCGTCGGGGTGACATGGCTCGCACTCTCGGGTCGCATGCACCGCGATTCGGCGCACCGCTTCCGCGTCACGATCGACGAGACGCGGCCGATCCCCGTCGTCGCGCCCGAGGAGTTCAGCGACGCGGTCGCGAGCACGACCCCGATCCCCCTCCCCGAGCGCCGCCGCTAG
- a CDS encoding transglutaminase family protein, with the protein MKRLRIEHETGFSYGGDVSASYNEARMLPGTTDSQFVLSSSLDIEPSTSVNSYVDYFGTRVSSFDVLSPHRALRITARSLVEVRPRPIEHSGISWDRLRVEAERSIDTIEQLEQTHRTRPHPEVAEIARSIAGRHDDPGRAAHDICVAIGDAVEYMHGVTGVHSTAVEAWEARKGVCQDMAHIALGALRSVGIPARYVSGYLHPKPQAEIGTPVTGESHAWVEWFAGDWTGFDPTNNIEIGDRHVLVGRARDYNDVPPLRGVYAGPFKSNLHVKVTITREA; encoded by the coding sequence ATGAAGCGCCTGCGCATCGAGCACGAAACGGGCTTCAGCTACGGCGGAGACGTGTCGGCCTCGTACAACGAAGCCCGGATGCTGCCGGGCACGACCGACAGTCAGTTCGTGCTGAGCTCGTCGCTCGACATCGAGCCGTCGACCTCGGTCAACAGCTACGTCGACTACTTCGGCACGCGGGTGAGCTCGTTCGATGTGCTCTCGCCCCACCGCGCGTTGCGCATTACGGCGCGTTCGCTCGTCGAGGTGCGTCCGCGCCCGATCGAGCACAGCGGCATCAGCTGGGACCGACTGCGCGTCGAGGCCGAGCGCAGCATCGACACCATCGAGCAGCTGGAACAGACGCACCGGACGCGTCCGCATCCGGAGGTCGCCGAGATCGCCCGCTCGATCGCCGGACGGCACGACGATCCCGGCCGGGCCGCGCACGACATCTGCGTCGCGATCGGTGACGCCGTGGAGTACATGCACGGCGTGACCGGGGTGCACTCCACCGCCGTCGAGGCATGGGAAGCGCGAAAGGGCGTGTGTCAGGACATGGCGCACATCGCGCTCGGCGCACTGCGATCGGTCGGCATTCCGGCGCGCTACGTGTCGGGGTATCTGCATCCGAAGCCGCAGGCCGAGATCGGCACGCCCGTCACGGGTGAGTCGCACGCCTGGGTGGAATGGTTCGCCGGCGACTGGACCGGCTTCGACCCGACCAACAATATCGAGATCGGCGACCGGCACGTGCTGGTCGGGCGGGCGCGGGACTACAACGACGTGCCGCCGCTGCGCGGTGTGTACGCAGGTCCCTTCAAGAGCAACCTGCACGTCAAGGTCACGATCACCCGCGAGGCCTGA
- a CDS encoding alpha-E domain-containing protein, translating to MLSRIAESLFWIGRYVERSDGTARILDVHLQLLLEDPWIDEDTACRSLLSVMGSSPPEGVEDVTREHVLARLAVDRMNPSSIQYSLTAARENARRAREIVSTELWECLNTTNSRMPRRLQTEKVHEFFQWVRERSALAVGIVDSSTSRDEAWQFFTLGRSIERADMSARLLATRSLTEASGPSWTTILRSCGAYEAYLRTYRGMPSARNAAEFLLLDRLFPRSIIYSISRAEECISAIDPREDRVGHSNHVLRALGRIRNDLEYQPIGEILEELPDHMLRVQTVTREASDAIRQRFFPTQAEPSWIGETS from the coding sequence CTGCTGAGCCGCATCGCCGAAAGCCTCTTCTGGATCGGTCGCTACGTCGAGCGCAGCGACGGCACCGCCCGCATCCTGGACGTGCACCTGCAACTGCTCCTCGAGGACCCCTGGATCGACGAGGACACCGCGTGCCGGTCGTTGCTGTCGGTCATGGGATCGTCGCCGCCGGAAGGCGTCGAAGACGTCACCCGCGAGCACGTGCTCGCCCGGCTCGCCGTCGACCGGATGAACCCCTCCAGCATCCAGTACTCGCTCACCGCGGCGCGCGAGAACGCGCGGCGGGCGCGCGAGATCGTCTCCACCGAGCTCTGGGAGTGCCTCAACACCACCAATTCCCGGATGCCGCGACGGCTGCAGACCGAGAAGGTGCACGAGTTCTTCCAGTGGGTGCGGGAGCGGTCGGCGCTCGCCGTCGGCATCGTCGACTCGTCGACGAGCCGCGACGAAGCCTGGCAGTTCTTCACGCTCGGACGCTCCATCGAACGCGCCGACATGTCGGCACGCCTGCTGGCGACGCGGTCGCTGACCGAAGCATCCGGGCCGTCGTGGACGACGATCCTCCGCTCCTGCGGCGCGTACGAGGCCTACCTCCGCACCTACCGCGGAATGCCCAGCGCCCGGAACGCCGCCGAGTTCCTGCTGCTCGACCGCCTCTTCCCGCGCTCGATCATCTACTCGATCTCACGCGCCGAAGAGTGCATCAGCGCGATCGACCCGCGCGAAGACCGCGTCGGCCACTCCAATCACGTCTTGCGCGCGCTCGGCCGCATCCGGAACGATCTCGAATACCAGCCCATCGGCGAGATCCTCGAGGAACTCCCCGACCACATGCTGCGCGTGCAGACCGTGACGCGCGAAGCATCCGACGCGATCCGGCAGCGGTTCTTCCCGACGCAGGCCGAACCCAGCTGGATCGGAGAGACCTCATGA
- a CDS encoding circularly permuted type 2 ATP-grasp protein: MGDLFDGYGSTLAPRRNSQGLPAFDEMFGHPDTPGALAESRIAYRELYQALARMTQEELRGRTDSLASSYLAQGVTFDFAGEERPFPLDAVPRIIDYAEWSEVEAGIKQRVRALEAFLDDAYGRQNCVRDGVIPAKLIASSQYYYRQAYGIRSANGVRIQVSGIDLIRDEHGKMRVLEDNVRVPSGVSYVISNRRVMAQTLPELFVSMRVRPVGDYPNKLLAALRASAPPGIEDPNVVVLTPGVYNSAYFEHTLLARLMGVELVEGRDLLCMGGRVFMRTTRGPRRVDVIYRRVDDEFLDPLQFRADSMLGSPGVMLAARMGNVTIANAVGNGVADDKLLYTYTPDLIRYYLSEEPILPIVDTWRLEDPAALEEVLDRLDELVVKPVDGSGGKGLVVGPDASRSQLETLRKTLLADPRGWIAQPVMMLSTIPTLVEDGMRPRHADLRPFAVNDGDDIWVLPGGLTRVALPEGELVVNSSQGGGSKDTWIVGGAAPGKVEYGQGHGLAGLVADQASTVTQAIPIITDASAAGPATNVEVSHSPHDRPRSRVDQQEQQQQAESAEGSAPCC, encoded by the coding sequence ATGGGCGACCTCTTCGACGGCTACGGCTCCACTCTCGCGCCGCGAAGGAACTCGCAGGGCTTGCCCGCGTTCGACGAGATGTTCGGCCACCCCGACACCCCCGGTGCGCTCGCCGAGTCGCGCATCGCCTACCGCGAGCTCTACCAGGCGCTGGCCCGCATGACGCAGGAAGAGCTGCGCGGCCGCACCGACTCGCTGGCGAGCTCCTACCTCGCGCAGGGCGTCACCTTCGACTTCGCGGGCGAGGAACGACCGTTCCCGCTCGACGCCGTGCCCCGCATCATCGACTACGCCGAGTGGTCGGAGGTCGAAGCCGGCATCAAACAGCGCGTGCGTGCGCTGGAGGCCTTCCTCGACGATGCGTACGGCCGGCAGAACTGCGTGCGCGACGGGGTCATTCCGGCGAAACTGATCGCCTCGAGCCAGTACTACTACCGCCAGGCGTACGGCATCCGCTCCGCCAACGGTGTGCGCATCCAGGTGTCGGGCATCGACCTCATCCGCGACGAACACGGCAAGATGCGCGTCCTCGAAGACAATGTGCGGGTGCCGTCGGGTGTCAGCTACGTGATCTCGAACCGCCGGGTGATGGCGCAGACCCTCCCCGAACTGTTCGTGTCGATGCGGGTGCGCCCCGTCGGCGACTACCCGAACAAACTCCTCGCGGCGCTCCGCGCATCGGCCCCGCCCGGGATCGAAGACCCTAACGTCGTCGTGCTGACCCCCGGCGTCTACAACTCCGCCTACTTCGAGCACACGCTCCTCGCACGCCTGATGGGCGTCGAACTCGTCGAAGGCCGCGACCTGCTCTGCATGGGCGGCCGCGTGTTCATGCGCACCACGCGCGGACCGCGCCGGGTCGACGTCATCTACCGACGGGTCGACGATGAGTTCCTCGACCCACTGCAGTTCCGCGCGGACTCGATGCTGGGTTCGCCCGGGGTCATGCTCGCGGCGCGCATGGGCAACGTCACGATCGCGAACGCGGTCGGCAACGGCGTCGCCGACGACAAACTGCTCTATACCTACACGCCCGACCTCATCCGGTACTACCTGTCGGAGGAGCCGATCCTGCCGATCGTCGACACCTGGCGGCTCGAAGACCCGGCGGCGCTCGAAGAGGTGCTCGACCGGCTCGACGAGCTCGTCGTGAAGCCCGTCGACGGCTCCGGCGGCAAGGGGCTCGTCGTGGGTCCGGATGCCTCCCGCTCCCAGCTCGAGACGCTGCGTAAAACCCTGCTCGCCGACCCGCGCGGCTGGATCGCGCAGCCGGTGATGATGCTGTCCACCATCCCGACGCTGGTCGAAGACGGCATGCGCCCGCGGCACGCCGACCTCCGGCCCTTCGCCGTGAACGACGGCGACGACATCTGGGTGCTCCCCGGCGGCCTCACGCGCGTCGCTCTTCCCGAGGGCGAGCTGGTCGTGAACTCCTCGCAGGGCGGGGGATCGAAGGACACCTGGATCGTCGGCGGCGCCGCTCCGGGCAAGGTCGAGTACGGGCAGGGGCACGGTCTCGCTGGACTCGTCGCCGATCAGGCGTCGACCGTGACGCAGGCCATCCCGATCATCACGGATGCATCCGCCGCCGGCCCCGCCACCAACGTCGAGGTCTCGCACTCCCCGCACGATCGTCCGCGCTCGCGCGTCGATCAGCAGGAACAGCAGCAGCAGGCCGAATCGGCCGAGGGGAGCGCGCCATGCTGCTGA
- the rocD gene encoding ornithine--oxo-acid transaminase: MTNLIPDSATNDVITAEEQHLAHNYHPLPVVISRGEGSWVTDVDGKRYLDLLSAYSALNFGHLHPAIVAVAQEQLGRLTLTSRAYHNDQLGSFAAALAALCGKDLVLPMNTGAEAVETAIKVARAWAYRVKGVAADQASIIVADGNFHGRTTTIVGFSDDPSARDGFGPFAPGFAHVPFGDAAAIEAAIDDNTAAVLIEPVQGEAGVVIPPEGYLAAVREICTRRGVLFIADEIQSGLGRVGHTFACDREGVVPDVYVLGKALGGGILPLSAVVADREILGVIRPGEHGSTFGGNPLAAAVGLRVVEMLETGEFQKRALALGEHLAAKLADLVGHGVTTVRVAGLWAGVDIDPAVGTGREVAERLLARGVLVKDTHGQTIRIAPPLVVRATELDWAVEQLRVVLAA; the protein is encoded by the coding sequence ATGACGAACCTCATCCCCGATTCCGCGACGAACGATGTGATCACCGCGGAAGAGCAGCACCTCGCCCACAACTACCACCCGCTGCCCGTGGTCATCTCGCGCGGCGAGGGATCGTGGGTGACGGATGTGGACGGCAAGCGCTACCTCGACCTGCTGTCGGCCTACTCCGCCCTGAACTTCGGGCATCTGCATCCGGCGATCGTCGCGGTCGCCCAGGAGCAGCTCGGACGCCTCACCCTGACCAGTCGGGCCTACCACAACGACCAGCTCGGCTCGTTCGCGGCGGCGCTCGCCGCGCTCTGCGGCAAGGACCTCGTGCTGCCGATGAACACGGGTGCCGAGGCGGTCGAGACGGCCATCAAGGTCGCTCGCGCGTGGGCGTACCGGGTCAAGGGCGTAGCCGCCGATCAGGCGTCGATCATCGTCGCGGACGGCAACTTCCACGGCCGCACGACCACGATCGTCGGCTTCAGCGACGACCCGAGCGCGCGCGACGGGTTCGGGCCGTTCGCGCCCGGGTTCGCGCACGTTCCGTTCGGGGACGCAGCCGCGATCGAGGCCGCGATCGACGACAACACCGCCGCCGTACTGATCGAACCGGTGCAGGGCGAGGCGGGCGTCGTGATTCCGCCCGAGGGATACCTGGCGGCGGTACGCGAGATCTGCACCCGGCGCGGCGTGCTCTTCATCGCGGACGAGATCCAGTCGGGGCTCGGCCGGGTCGGGCACACCTTCGCGTGCGACCGCGAGGGCGTCGTTCCGGACGTGTACGTGCTCGGCAAAGCGCTCGGTGGCGGCATCCTGCCCCTGTCGGCCGTGGTCGCCGATCGCGAGATCCTCGGCGTCATCCGCCCCGGCGAGCACGGATCGACGTTCGGCGGCAACCCGCTCGCGGCCGCGGTCGGGCTCCGCGTGGTCGAGATGCTGGAGACGGGCGAGTTCCAGAAGCGCGCGCTCGCGCTCGGCGAGCACCTCGCGGCGAAGCTCGCCGACCTCGTCGGTCACGGGGTGACGACCGTGCGGGTCGCCGGGCTCTGGGCCGGCGTCGACATCGATCCCGCGGTCGGCACTGGGCGCGAGGTGGCCGAACGCCTGCTCGCGCGCGGCGTGCTCGTGAAAGACACGCACGGCCAGACCATCCGCATCGCGCCGCCGCTCGTGGTGCGCGCGACCGAGCTGGACTGGGCCGTCGAGCAGCTGCGCGTGGTGCTCGCCGCCTGA
- the ddaH gene encoding dimethylargininase: MSLTTQTPVRVAQHRTYLMCRPEHFVVSYSINPWMEPAKPTNTGRAIEQWQTLFDAYIALGHEIHLIDPVPGLPDMVYTANGGFLVDGVAYGPKFRFAERSGEERPFMDWFASHGYHLAEPVEVNEGEGDFLLVGDIILAGTGFRSTGDSHREIGEVFGREVVSLTLTDPRFYHLDTALTVLDPVQGEGGVERANIAYLPGAFDDASRAILEERFPDAILVSDADGDVFGLNSASDGLNVFISPRATGFEAQLRERGYNPVLIDLSELLLGGGGIKCCTLELRAANQENA; this comes from the coding sequence ATGTCCCTCACCACCCAGACCCCCGTCCGCGTCGCCCAGCACCGCACCTACCTCATGTGCCGGCCGGAGCACTTCGTCGTCAGCTATTCGATCAACCCGTGGATGGAGCCGGCCAAGCCGACGAACACCGGGCGGGCCATCGAGCAGTGGCAGACCCTGTTCGACGCGTACATCGCCCTCGGGCACGAGATCCACCTGATCGACCCCGTGCCGGGGCTCCCCGACATGGTCTACACCGCGAACGGTGGCTTCCTCGTCGACGGCGTCGCCTACGGACCGAAGTTCCGCTTCGCGGAGCGTTCCGGTGAGGAGCGGCCGTTCATGGACTGGTTTGCCTCCCACGGCTACCATCTCGCCGAGCCGGTCGAGGTCAACGAGGGCGAGGGCGACTTCCTGCTCGTCGGCGACATCATCCTCGCCGGCACCGGCTTCCGTTCGACCGGAGACAGCCACCGTGAGATCGGCGAGGTCTTCGGCCGCGAGGTCGTGTCGCTCACCCTCACCGACCCCCGGTTCTACCACCTCGACACCGCGCTCACCGTGCTCGACCCCGTGCAGGGCGAGGGCGGCGTCGAGCGGGCCAACATCGCGTACCTGCCGGGCGCGTTCGACGACGCCAGCCGCGCGATCCTCGAGGAGCGCTTCCCCGACGCCATCCTGGTCTCGGATGCCGACGGCGACGTCTTCGGCCTGAACTCGGCCAGCGACGGACTCAACGTCTTCATCTCGCCCCGGGCGACGGGCTTCGAAGCGCAGCTGCGCGAGCGCGGCTACAACCCGGTGCTGATCGACCTGTCCGAGCTGCTGCTCGGCGGCGGCGGGATCAAGTGCTGCACGCTGGAGCTGCGCGCGGCGAACCAGGAGAACGCATGA
- a CDS encoding aldo/keto reductase produces MQERKLGPFTVSAIGLGAMPLSMNNDKEVPDRDAAIATVHAALDAGVTLIDTSDIYAPAWDQMGHNEVLIGEALRSWGGDTASVVVATKGGITRSEGEIWGRDGSLAYLRSAVEKSLRNLQVDVIDLYQYHRPDRWVVYGEVMQSFQTLKDEGKIRSIGISNANIEEIEVATQVLGEGALVSVQNEFSPAHPGSYDELRYCADHGIAFLPWSPLGGTGGGGRSVGDRFGVFAEIGRDRGVSPQQVVLAWELALGSNVIAIPGARRAQSIVDSAKAADLRLSGDEIARCSASVGITP; encoded by the coding sequence ATGCAGGAGCGGAAACTCGGACCTTTCACGGTGTCGGCCATCGGACTCGGCGCCATGCCGCTGTCGATGAACAACGACAAAGAGGTGCCCGATCGGGATGCGGCGATCGCCACCGTGCACGCGGCGCTCGACGCCGGGGTCACGCTGATCGACACCTCCGACATCTACGCACCGGCCTGGGATCAGATGGGGCACAACGAGGTGCTCATCGGGGAGGCGCTGCGCAGTTGGGGCGGTGACACCGCATCCGTCGTCGTCGCAACAAAGGGCGGAATCACCCGGAGCGAGGGCGAGATCTGGGGCCGCGACGGATCGCTCGCGTACCTGCGTTCGGCCGTGGAGAAGTCGCTTCGGAACCTGCAGGTCGACGTCATCGACCTGTACCAGTACCACCGGCCCGACCGCTGGGTCGTCTACGGCGAGGTGATGCAGAGCTTCCAGACCCTGAAGGACGAGGGCAAGATCCGCTCCATCGGCATCTCGAACGCGAACATCGAAGAGATCGAGGTCGCGACCCAGGTGCTCGGCGAGGGCGCCCTCGTGAGCGTGCAGAACGAGTTCTCGCCCGCGCATCCCGGTAGCTACGACGAGCTGCGCTACTGCGCCGACCACGGGATCGCGTTCCTGCCGTGGAGTCCGCTCGGCGGCACCGGCGGCGGCGGGCGCTCGGTCGGCGACCGCTTCGGCGTGTTCGCCGAGATCGGCCGTGACCGCGGCGTCAGCCCGCAGCAGGTCGTGCTCGCCTGGGAGCTGGCCCTCGGCTCGAACGTGATCGCGATCCCGGGCGCGCGTCGCGCGCAGTCGATCGTCGACTCCGCGAAGGCCGCCGACCTGCGGCTGTCGGGCGACGAGATCGCGCGCTGCTCCGCCTCCGTCGGGATCACACCGTAA
- the arfA gene encoding arabinosylfuranosidase ArfA, whose translation MPVARLTLDPAFAIGAVRRKLFGGFVEHLGRHVYDGIYEPGHPTADAEGFRTDVIDLVKELGVDTIRYPGGNFVSGFRWEDSVGPVSERPRRLDLAWHSTETNEVGLHEFSSWLEKVGSDLMMAVNLGTRGTLEAIDLLEYSNIRSGTALSDQRIANGRAEPFDVRMWCLGNEMDGPWQLGHRSADDYGKIASQAAKGLRQLDPSIELVVCGSSSAHMPTFGEWERVVLTHTYDDVDLISCHAYYEEKNGDLGSFLASAVDMDGFIETVVATADHVGAVRGSTKKIDISFDEWNVWYIDRFHGVDKIEGIDNWPIAPRLLEDIYSVADAVVFGNLMISLLKHADRVASASLAQLVNVIAPIMTEPGGPAWRQTTFYPFSITSRLARGTALRLTLDVPTYATEVYGEVPLVDAVATHDAESGRSAVFLVNRSQTEAIDVTVDVTSLGGVAVLETHTLSDEDVNAKNTLDDRERVAPATNDSASVVDGQLTVTLPPVSWSAIALG comes from the coding sequence ATGCCTGTTGCACGTCTCACCCTCGACCCGGCCTTCGCGATCGGCGCGGTTCGGCGAAAGCTCTTCGGGGGCTTCGTCGAGCACCTCGGGCGGCATGTCTACGACGGAATCTACGAACCGGGTCACCCGACGGCGGATGCGGAGGGCTTCCGTACCGACGTCATCGATCTCGTCAAGGAGCTCGGGGTCGACACCATCCGCTACCCCGGCGGCAACTTCGTGTCGGGGTTCCGGTGGGAGGACTCGGTCGGCCCGGTCTCCGAGCGTCCGCGCCGCCTCGACCTCGCTTGGCACTCGACCGAGACGAACGAGGTGGGTCTGCACGAGTTCTCATCGTGGCTCGAGAAGGTCGGCAGCGACCTCATGATGGCCGTCAACCTCGGCACCCGCGGCACGCTCGAGGCGATCGATCTGCTGGAGTACTCCAACATCCGTTCCGGCACGGCGCTGAGTGATCAGCGCATCGCGAACGGGCGCGCGGAGCCGTTCGATGTGCGGATGTGGTGCCTCGGTAACGAGATGGACGGGCCCTGGCAGCTCGGCCATCGTTCGGCCGACGACTACGGCAAGATCGCGTCGCAGGCCGCGAAGGGACTTCGCCAGCTCGACCCGTCGATCGAACTCGTCGTCTGCGGCTCGTCGAGCGCGCACATGCCGACGTTCGGCGAGTGGGAGCGTGTCGTCCTGACGCACACCTATGACGACGTCGACCTCATCTCGTGCCACGCCTACTACGAGGAGAAGAACGGCGACCTCGGCAGCTTCCTCGCATCTGCGGTCGACATGGACGGGTTCATCGAAACCGTCGTCGCGACGGCCGACCACGTCGGCGCGGTCCGCGGGTCCACGAAGAAGATCGACATCTCGTTCGACGAGTGGAACGTCTGGTACATAGACCGCTTCCACGGGGTCGACAAGATCGAGGGCATCGACAACTGGCCGATCGCCCCGCGCCTGCTCGAAGACATCTACTCCGTGGCGGATGCGGTCGTCTTCGGCAACCTGATGATCTCGTTGCTCAAGCACGCCGATCGGGTGGCGAGCGCGTCGCTCGCGCAGCTCGTGAACGTGATCGCCCCGATCATGACCGAGCCCGGGGGTCCGGCCTGGCGGCAGACGACGTTCTACCCGTTCTCGATCACCTCGCGGCTTGCCCGAGGCACCGCGCTGCGCCTCACCCTCGACGTGCCGACCTACGCGACCGAGGTGTACGGCGAGGTGCCGCTCGTCGACGCCGTCGCCACCCACGATGCCGAATCGGGCCGGAGCGCCGTCTTCCTCGTGAATCGCAGTCAGACCGAGGCCATCGATGTGACGGTCGACGTGACCTCGCTCGGCGGCGTCGCCGTCCTCGAGACGCACACGCTGAGCGACGAGGACGTGAATGCGAAGAACACCCTCGACGACAGGGAGCGCGTCGCGCCCGCGACGAACGACTCCGCATCCGTCGTCGACGGGCAGCTCACGGTCACGCTGCCGCCCGTGTCGTGGAGCGCGATCGCGCTCGGGTGA